In a single window of the Ignavibacteria bacterium genome:
- a CDS encoding N-6 DNA methylase, protein MVTKESAFQKISQLVNRFSEQIGSYKHSDYNETLTRRDFIDPFFKALGWDMDNEQGNAEAYREVIHEDKIKIGSATKAPDYSFRLAGGKRLFFVEAKKPSVFVKEEIPPAYQIRRYGWSAKLPISIVTDFEEFAIYDCTKKPKATDKASTARIKYLGYKEYITEFDFLWDTFSKERVLKGSFDKFVLSDTGKKGTATVDKEFLESLNEWRKLLAETISINNVKLNEDQLNFAVQQTLDRIIFLRICEDRGVEPYEKLKHCLYSPLVKDPLGERGTPKAGGVYSNLFKYFEEADKKYNSGLFDLAKDNTTSKLNIDNKVLKKIIEELYYPVSPYEFSVLSVEILGSAYEQFLGKVIRLTPSHKARIEEKPEVRKAGGVYYTPQYIVDYIVKNTVGKLVEGKTPKEVEKIKIVDPACGSGSFLIGAYQYLLDWHLSYYMGKGGKEKTLTPDGRLTTAEKKKILINNIYGVDIDTQATEVTKLSLLLKCMEGETLASVQQTMSFMHERILPKLENNIKSGNSLIDLDFYDGELEFAGTERKIKPFNWQAAFPEVFKQGGFDCVIGNPPYGALFTDDSKDYFLKRYKHQNYQLDSYLLFLERSISTLLKTLGHLGMIIPNPWLTNLLQKKLRKYTTENTSILEIVHFKKKVFKVTVDTEIILLKKEIVENNLVKVTVVEKDQNLGDANNLLIYHKQEEWISPNGDVINIFLTNEDRRIIKKMLKNILDLEHFCDINVGIKPYQVGKGKPKQIRKDVQNRVFDSNVKNDNTYRKYLRGSDIQRYILKPIEVRYIKYGEWLAEPRPAANFDAKEKIFMRQTGDSLIGVVELEKYLCLNNMHVLVPHKSLNVKLAFLLGIINSKLLNWYYQKINPEAGEALAEVKKTNVSQLPIHKIDFTNPVEKKKHDEIVKHVETMLELNKELQKSKPGEEQEHLKQRITYTDKKIDALVYELYGLTEEEIKVVEG, encoded by the coding sequence ATGGTTACTAAAGAATCAGCATTTCAGAAAATTAGTCAATTAGTTAACAGGTTTTCTGAGCAGATAGGCTCTTATAAACATTCAGATTATAACGAAACACTTACCCGGAGGGATTTTATAGACCCGTTCTTTAAAGCCCTGGGCTGGGATATGGATAATGAACAGGGTAATGCCGAAGCCTACCGCGAAGTAATACACGAAGATAAAATTAAAATTGGCAGCGCTACCAAAGCGCCTGATTATTCCTTCAGGCTCGCGGGGGGTAAACGGCTCTTTTTTGTAGAGGCCAAAAAACCGAGTGTATTTGTGAAAGAAGAAATACCGCCTGCTTACCAGATAAGGCGTTATGGCTGGTCAGCTAAACTTCCAATATCTATTGTTACCGATTTTGAAGAGTTCGCAATATACGACTGCACCAAAAAACCCAAAGCCACCGATAAAGCTTCAACAGCCAGAATAAAATACCTTGGCTACAAAGAATATATTACGGAATTTGATTTCCTGTGGGATACATTTTCAAAAGAACGTGTACTTAAAGGCAGCTTTGATAAGTTTGTTTTAAGCGATACCGGTAAAAAAGGAACCGCAACTGTCGATAAGGAATTTTTGGAATCACTTAACGAGTGGCGTAAACTGCTTGCCGAAACAATAAGCATTAACAACGTAAAACTGAATGAAGACCAGCTTAACTTTGCGGTACAGCAGACACTTGATAGAATTATTTTCTTAAGAATATGCGAAGATAGAGGAGTTGAGCCTTATGAGAAACTTAAGCATTGCCTCTATTCCCCTCTAGTCAAAGATCCCCTTGGCGAGAGAGGTACGCCGAAGGCGGGGGGTGTGTACAGTAACCTTTTCAAGTACTTCGAAGAAGCAGATAAAAAATATAATTCAGGTCTATTTGATCTTGCCAAGGATAATACCACAAGTAAGCTGAATATTGACAACAAGGTATTAAAGAAAATTATAGAAGAGCTTTACTACCCCGTTTCTCCGTATGAATTTTCCGTTCTTTCAGTTGAAATACTCGGCTCTGCTTATGAGCAGTTCTTGGGTAAGGTAATCAGGCTTACACCAAGCCATAAAGCCAGGATAGAAGAAAAGCCCGAAGTAAGAAAAGCAGGAGGTGTATATTACACACCGCAATACATTGTAGATTACATTGTAAAAAATACTGTTGGTAAGCTTGTAGAAGGCAAAACACCTAAAGAAGTTGAGAAAATAAAAATTGTTGACCCGGCCTGCGGAAGCGGAAGCTTTCTTATAGGGGCATACCAATACTTGCTTGACTGGCATTTGAGTTATTACATGGGTAAGGGAGGAAAAGAAAAAACCTTAACCCCAGATGGCAGGCTAACAACCGCTGAGAAGAAAAAAATACTCATTAATAACATATACGGTGTTGATATTGATACACAGGCAACGGAAGTTACAAAACTTAGCCTGCTGTTAAAGTGCATGGAAGGTGAAACACTTGCATCCGTACAGCAAACTATGAGCTTTATGCATGAGCGTATTTTACCTAAACTTGAAAATAACATTAAAAGCGGTAATTCACTGATTGACCTGGATTTTTACGATGGTGAGCTTGAGTTTGCCGGTACGGAACGCAAAATTAAGCCTTTCAACTGGCAAGCCGCATTCCCGGAAGTATTTAAACAGGGTGGATTTGATTGCGTGATTGGAAATCCACCATATGGTGCATTATTTACTGATGATTCTAAGGATTACTTCTTAAAGAGATATAAACACCAAAATTATCAGCTTGATAGTTATTTACTCTTCCTTGAAAGAAGTATTTCTACCCTATTAAAAACACTTGGGCATTTAGGTATGATTATACCAAATCCTTGGCTTACAAATCTTTTACAAAAAAAACTGAGGAAATATACAACAGAGAATACTTCGATACTTGAAATTGTACACTTTAAGAAGAAAGTTTTTAAAGTTACAGTAGATACTGAAATTATTCTTTTAAAAAAGGAAATTGTTGAGAATAATTTAGTCAAAGTAACAGTAGTAGAAAAGGATCAAAATTTAGGAGACGCAAATAATCTATTAATCTACCATAAGCAGGAAGAATGGATTTCGCCAAATGGTGACGTAATCAACATCTTTTTAACAAACGAAGACCGACGTATCATTAAAAAAATGTTGAAAAATATTCTTGACTTAGAACACTTTTGCGATATAAATGTCGGAATTAAACCATATCAAGTAGGAAAAGGTAAACCGAAGCAAATAAGAAAGGACGTACAAAATAGAGTTTTTGACAGTAATGTAAAGAATGATAATACATATAGAAAGTATCTAAGAGGTTCTGATATTCAAAGATACATTTTGAAACCCATTGAAGTCAGATACATAAAATATGGAGAATGGTTAGCCGAACCTAGACCTGCTGCAAATTTCGATGCTAAAGAAAAAATATTCATGAGGCAGACAGGGGACAGTTTAATAGGGGTTGTTGAACTAGAAAAATATCTTTGTCTAAATAATATGCATGTTTTAGTACCCCACAAATCACTAAACGTTAAACTAGCTTTTCTTCTCGGTATTATAAATTCAAAATTGTTAAACTGGTACTATCAGAAAATAAATCCTGAAGCAGGTGAGGCATTGGCAGAAGTTAAAAAAACGAATGTTTCACAACTTCCAATTCACAAAATCGACTTCACCAATCCCGTAGAAAAGAAAAAACATGATGAGATAGTAAAGCATGTAGAAACGATGCTTGAGCTTAACAAAGAGCTGCAAAAGTCTAAACCCGGCGAGGAACAGGAACACTTAAAGCAGCGCATAACCTACACCGATAAAAAAATAGATGCATTGGTGTATGAGCTTTATGGTTTGACTGAAGAAGAAATTAAGGTTGTGGAGGGATGA
- a CDS encoding HNH endonuclease, with protein sequence MKKIKLDNEEINYLKELLFDCRERWTINKIKKLKINEYVLGTKSRDTFCYWIEKKTKRLGGISGIGGGGSFKFGIFKPKKLKRYKKKSQYISNGMYSWRKVFDENSSARAYKEIHNKINILAKAIFNNDRDTIEYELDINKIGRINPEFGWKIVYLLSPKRIYYPFFDKDLLLYASKQVKDNNFNRKTNRMELQKFIHKHRDKSLDVFSFAKLIWESFNKKPTQQLSTALDPEGGKKTITHEKLEKIIVNRNRKNINKVKHGVTKCEGCNINKNRKYNIHGKSIFEAHHILPIKYWEIAKIPKREDYAVLCPDCHRAIHKFMSMKNVETISIIQFKKLARI encoded by the coding sequence ATGAAAAAAATAAAACTTGATAACGAAGAAATAAATTACTTAAAAGAATTACTTTTTGATTGCCGTGAAAGATGGACAATTAATAAAATAAAGAAACTGAAAATTAATGAATATGTGTTAGGCACAAAAAGCAGAGATACTTTCTGTTATTGGATTGAAAAGAAAACAAAACGTCTTGGTGGAATTTCCGGCATAGGCGGCGGTGGTTCCTTTAAGTTTGGAATTTTTAAACCTAAGAAATTAAAACGATATAAGAAAAAATCTCAATATATATCAAATGGTATGTACTCCTGGAGAAAAGTTTTTGACGAAAATTCCTCTGCCAGGGCCTATAAGGAAATACACAATAAAATTAATATACTCGCAAAAGCAATTTTTAATAATGATCGTGATACAATTGAATATGAGTTAGATATAAATAAAATCGGAAGGATAAATCCAGAATTTGGCTGGAAAATTGTATATTTACTTTCTCCAAAACGAATTTATTATCCTTTTTTTGATAAAGATTTACTTCTGTATGCATCAAAACAGGTTAAGGATAACAACTTTAATCGAAAAACCAATAGAATGGAATTACAAAAATTTATTCATAAGCATAGAGATAAATCGCTAGATGTTTTTTCTTTTGCGAAATTAATTTGGGAATCATTCAATAAAAAACCCACACAACAACTCTCAACTGCACTTGACCCGGAAGGTGGAAAGAAAACAATTACTCACGAAAAATTGGAAAAAATAATTGTTAACCGTAATAGAAAAAACATAAATAAAGTTAAACATGGGGTAACGAAATGTGAGGGCTGCAATATCAATAAAAATAGAAAATATAATATTCATGGTAAATCAATCTTTGAAGCACATCACATATTACCCATTAAATATTGGGAAATTGCAAAAATCCCAAAGAGAGAAGATTATGCGGTTTTGTGTCCTGATTGTCATAGAGCAATTCATAAATTTATGTCAATGAAAAATGTAGAAACAATTAGTATTATTCAATTTAAGAAATTAGCTCGAATTTAA
- a CDS encoding DUF4065 domain-containing protein, with amino-acid sequence MKKTIESPFADCNAVLHVTPKKMSFRKEEFDVYDYYYVCDETKKEFTTSEATDLTLKQMYNQYREKNNILFPEQIKQLREQYGITPVKMSEVLGFGENVYRNYEKGEIPSKSNARTLDLITNPDNFIDLAEKSKLFSDREINDLKFIGVGIQNKSEKEILKSLLRNYSNEIDQFTGYSFRHFAKLANMIVFFLKENERAFTVRLNKYLFYSDFLSFKLLGSPISGYSYSAIENGPVLDNYKRLFGELWEEEYVENKTCNLGDKEVDKFVPIRDFDSTLFSNDEIEILTQISKDFKFKKTQELIDLSHNETGWKDNIADKGNISYQKYAPLLSI; translated from the coding sequence ATGAAAAAGACTATAGAAAGTCCGTTTGCAGACTGCAATGCGGTGCTGCATGTTACACCTAAAAAAATGTCATTCCGTAAAGAAGAATTTGATGTTTATGATTATTATTATGTTTGCGATGAAACAAAAAAAGAATTCACAACTTCGGAGGCAACTGACCTGACATTAAAACAAATGTATAACCAATACAGGGAAAAAAACAATATTTTATTTCCTGAACAGATAAAACAATTGCGTGAACAGTATGGTATTACTCCCGTAAAAATGAGTGAAGTATTAGGCTTTGGCGAAAATGTTTACAGAAATTATGAAAAAGGTGAAATACCAAGCAAATCAAATGCAAGGACATTAGATTTGATTACAAATCCCGATAACTTCATTGATCTTGCAGAAAAATCCAAACTTTTTTCTGATAGAGAAATAAATGATCTTAAATTTATTGGAGTAGGCATTCAAAATAAAAGCGAAAAAGAAATCCTAAAGAGTTTATTAAGGAATTACAGCAACGAAATAGATCAGTTTACTGGATATTCATTTCGTCATTTTGCAAAATTGGCGAACATGATCGTCTTCTTTTTAAAAGAAAACGAAAGAGCTTTTACTGTAAGATTAAATAAATATTTATTCTATTCAGATTTTCTTAGTTTTAAATTACTGGGCAGTCCAATAAGCGGTTATTCATATAGCGCGATAGAAAATGGACCTGTCCTGGATAATTATAAAAGATTGTTTGGCGAATTGTGGGAGGAAGAATACGTAGAGAATAAAACTTGTAATCTTGGTGATAAAGAAGTAGATAAGTTTGTTCCGATAAGAGATTTTGACAGTACTTTATTCAGCAATGATGAAATAGAAATATTAACACAAATAAGTAAAGACTTCAAGTTTAAGAAAACACAGGAATTGATAGACCTAAGTCATAACGAGACAGGCTGGAAGGATAATATTGCAGATAAAGGCAATATCAGTTATCAGAAATACGCACCATTATTAAGTATATAA
- a CDS encoding ATP-binding protein → MKKYFLEISSERKNIQKVEELMLNINKDFGLPEDEYNKMMIAVTEIAMNAIVHGNKESMLKKVKMYVEHNERTIKVMIFDEGDGFEISRLPDPTDMDNILDVHGRGVFIARAMVDEFYYRNEEGKGSEFVMIVNKK, encoded by the coding sequence TTGAAAAAATACTTTCTTGAAATAAGCTCGGAACGGAAAAATATTCAAAAGGTTGAAGAACTTATGCTGAATATCAATAAAGATTTCGGCCTGCCTGAAGATGAATATAACAAGATGATGATCGCGGTAACTGAAATTGCCATGAACGCAATTGTGCACGGCAACAAAGAAAGTATGCTGAAGAAAGTAAAAATGTATGTTGAGCATAATGAGCGCACAATTAAAGTAATGATATTTGATGAAGGCGACGGCTTTGAAATCAGCCGCCTGCCGGACCCGACTGATATGGATAATATACTTGATGTACACGGCAGGGGAGTTTTTATAGCGCGCGCAATGGTTGATGAATTCTATTACCGCAATGAAGAAGGCAAGGGCTCTGAGTTTGTGATGATAGTTAATAAGAAGTAA
- a CDS encoding ABC transporter ATP-binding protein, translating to MIIAENLVKVYSGDVKALDGISFHIEPGEVCGYLGSNGAGKSTTIRILCGMLEATSGNVIINGFNVNDDPTMVKKMIGYVPETGALFLSLTPFDFLEFVCRMYDMPKDVYVQRIYAFMELFDLKNEINTPMHAFSKGMRQKVLIISSLIHDPEVIVWDEPLSGIDYDTTLTIRNLVKDLRQRGKTFFYSTHIVESAEKICTRVIILNKGKIAFEGSVHEDSPAELEQLMGKYSVMPGVNEKITGIFGNNKQ from the coding sequence ATGATAATTGCTGAAAATCTTGTAAAAGTATATTCAGGTGATGTTAAAGCGCTTGACGGGATTTCATTTCATATAGAGCCGGGCGAAGTGTGCGGTTACCTGGGTTCAAACGGCGCGGGAAAAAGCACTACTATACGTATCCTGTGCGGAATGCTGGAGGCAACTTCGGGGAATGTAATAATTAACGGTTTTAATGTTAATGATGACCCTACTATGGTAAAAAAAATGATAGGGTATGTTCCCGAAACCGGCGCGCTGTTCCTTTCACTAACACCCTTCGATTTCCTTGAGTTTGTATGCAGAATGTATGATATGCCGAAGGATGTTTACGTTCAGCGAATATATGCATTTATGGAGCTTTTTGACCTCAAAAATGAAATTAATACTCCAATGCATGCCTTTTCCAAAGGCATGCGGCAGAAAGTGCTTATAATATCATCACTTATTCACGACCCGGAAGTAATTGTTTGGGATGAACCTCTTAGCGGAATAGATTATGATACAACACTTACAATCCGAAACCTGGTAAAAGATCTGAGGCAAAGGGGAAAAACCTTTTTTTATTCAACCCACATTGTGGAAAGCGCAGAGAAAATATGCACAAGGGTAATTATACTTAACAAAGGAAAGATAGCTTTTGAAGGAAGTGTTCATGAAGATTCACCGGCTGAGCTTGAGCAGTTAATGGGCAAGTACAGTGTTATGCCCGGCGTAAATGAAAAGATCACCGGAATTTTTGGGAATAATAAGCAGTAA
- a CDS encoding DNA-3-methyladenine glycosylase yields MEYKKLSKEFYYKTCLKTAKELIGKIIVRKKGKRFYSAVIVETEAYLGNADAASHSFNGKTKRNEVMFGECGNAYVYFTYGNHYCLNAVAGKSNSAHAVLIRAAEPLEGIKYMQRNRGTDDIYNLLSGPGKLCEAMEINLAQNGISLAGDELFIAESFSKNNRKIKSTKRIGISKNPDVLYRFIDPESPFVSRINYKKLLKLLKN; encoded by the coding sequence TTGGAATATAAAAAATTAAGTAAAGAGTTTTATTATAAGACCTGTTTAAAAACTGCAAAAGAATTGATTGGAAAGATAATTGTTCGCAAAAAAGGAAAAAGGTTTTATTCAGCGGTAATTGTTGAAACAGAAGCTTACCTTGGAAATGCAGATGCAGCTTCACACTCATTTAACGGAAAAACAAAACGCAATGAAGTGATGTTTGGCGAATGCGGAAATGCATATGTGTATTTTACATACGGAAACCATTACTGCCTGAATGCAGTAGCAGGAAAAAGCAATTCAGCTCATGCTGTACTTATAAGAGCGGCAGAGCCGCTTGAAGGTATAAAATATATGCAGCGGAACCGGGGAACTGATGATATTTATAATCTGCTGAGCGGTCCGGGTAAGCTTTGCGAAGCTATGGAAATAAATCTTGCTCAAAACGGTATATCACTTGCAGGCGATGAGCTTTTTATAGCGGAATCGTTTTCAAAAAATAACCGGAAGATCAAAAGCACCAAAAGAATTGGGATATCGAAAAATCCGGATGTACTTTACAGGTTTATAGACCCGGAGAGTCCGTTTGTTTCAAGAATAAACTATAAAAAACTGCTTAAGCTTCTTAAAAATTAA
- a CDS encoding YbaN family protein: MSNNHQNNKINEEILPHRNPVIRWTLLVSGFVLVAIGVLGMFLPLLPTTIFFILAAWCFARSSEKFHHWLHNNRYFGRYLANYRTKGGMTLGSKIFSIAFLLAGISVSVIFLTENLYIRILLASIAVGVTWHLLAIKTIEAEKK, encoded by the coding sequence ATGTCAAATAATCATCAAAATAACAAAATAAACGAGGAAATTCTTCCGCACCGTAACCCGGTGATTAGGTGGACACTTTTGGTGAGCGGATTTGTTTTGGTTGCTATCGGTGTGCTGGGTATGTTCCTGCCTTTGCTTCCTACAACGATATTTTTTATACTGGCTGCATGGTGTTTTGCGCGCAGCTCTGAGAAATTTCATCACTGGCTTCACAATAACAGGTACTTCGGCAGGTATTTAGCAAACTACCGCACAAAAGGCGGTATGACCCTGGGATCAAAAATATTTTCGATCGCTTTTTTGCTGGCAGGTATATCGGTATCAGTAATTTTTCTTACCGAAAATCTTTACATCAGGATACTGCTGGCTTCAATTGCTGTTGGTGTAACATGGCATTTATTGGCAATAAAAACCATAGAAGCAGAGAAAAAATAA
- a CDS encoding erythromycin esterase family protein: MKNLYILILASIIQISCTSQEVIEKSKSLEPVLQTIKTIDPKDEDYSDLQFLKNIIERDSVQVILLGEQTHGDGSTFLAKSRLIKFLHKEAGFDVLAFESGLFDCTNAWGDIQRTGNYTEGIRKAVFPMWVNSNECEELVQYLQSTLQSGRPLELSGFDSQLTGYESCQLLLDQLYKHELNFLTQGEKNLFVKLVCLNEEIKSGRDRTYNNILIDKVINSLDSLSKTDEKFEFWKLVIEGVKLNYNGYLAMKYETVNHNDAGLINARDQQMGKNLLWLAQNKFKGKKIIVWAASFHNSRNLSSILGKEADSSFINNLYKKTKTMGDAVYNELGKKMYSIVFTGYSGSSRNIQKYDETEVTNASENSLEYILEYCGKENSYIDLRDPSNPGWLSENFVMRPLGNKEMEGKWSNSADGIFYIKNMKPSTFSNEK; this comes from the coding sequence ATGAAAAATCTCTATATCTTAATTCTAGCCTCTATAATCCAGATTTCATGTACCAGCCAAGAAGTTATTGAAAAGAGCAAATCCCTTGAACCTGTACTTCAGACCATAAAGACAATTGATCCAAAGGATGAAGATTACTCAGATCTTCAGTTTCTTAAAAATATTATTGAACGGGATTCTGTTCAGGTAATTTTGCTTGGAGAGCAAACCCACGGAGATGGCTCAACTTTTCTTGCGAAATCCCGTTTAATTAAGTTTCTCCACAAAGAAGCGGGTTTTGATGTACTTGCTTTTGAAAGCGGGTTGTTTGATTGTACCAATGCATGGGGTGATATCCAGCGCACGGGGAACTATACAGAAGGCATAAGGAAAGCTGTTTTCCCCATGTGGGTGAACTCAAATGAATGTGAAGAACTGGTACAGTATCTTCAAAGTACGCTGCAATCAGGCAGGCCGCTGGAGCTTTCGGGGTTTGATTCGCAGTTAACGGGATACGAAAGCTGCCAGTTATTACTGGATCAATTATATAAACATGAACTTAATTTCTTAACTCAGGGTGAAAAGAATCTCTTTGTAAAACTTGTTTGCCTTAATGAAGAGATAAAAAGCGGCAGAGACAGAACATATAATAATATACTTATAGATAAGGTCATTAACAGTTTGGATAGTTTATCTAAAACAGACGAAAAATTTGAATTCTGGAAACTTGTAATTGAAGGTGTAAAGCTTAATTATAACGGTTACCTGGCAATGAAATATGAAACAGTTAATCACAATGACGCCGGTCTGATAAATGCAAGAGATCAGCAAATGGGTAAAAATTTGCTATGGTTAGCGCAGAATAAATTCAAAGGCAAAAAGATAATAGTTTGGGCAGCCAGTTTTCATAACTCCAGAAATCTATCATCAATTTTAGGAAAGGAAGCTGATTCATCATTTATAAATAATCTTTACAAAAAAACAAAAACTATGGGCGATGCAGTTTATAATGAATTAGGGAAAAAAATGTATTCAATTGTCTTTACCGGGTACAGCGGAAGCAGCAGGAATATTCAAAAATATGATGAAACAGAGGTCACAAATGCATCTGAAAACTCACTTGAATATATATTAGAGTACTGCGGAAAAGAAAATTCATATATAGATTTAAGAGATCCATCTAATCCGGGGTGGCTCAGTGAAAATTTTGTTATGAGACCTTTGGGAAACAAAGAAATGGAAGGGAAATGGAGTAACAGCGCAGATGGAATTTTTTACATAAAGAATATGAAGCCAAGTACATTTAGCAATGAAAAATAA
- the ruvB gene encoding Holliday junction branch migration DNA helicase RuvB has translation MAKRESGKITPDALAEDREMLNELRPHAFTDFTGQEKIKTNIGVSIASSRKRSDSLDHVLFTGPPGLGKTTLAYIIAAEMNSRIITTSGPVLEKPGDIAGMLTKLEARDILFIDEIHRIPKVIEEYLYSAMEDYKLDIIIDQGPGARSVSLQLEKFTLIGSTTRAGLLSAPLLDRFGIRCRLNYYNTDELADIVNRSAGILKIRIEDEGALIIAKRSRGTPRIANRLLKLTRDLAIVKNKGVITAEIADEALNNWEIDHLGLDELDKRILTTIIETYKGGPVGLNSIAVSVGEEPGTIEEVYEPFLVLEGFIRRTSRGREATELAYKHLGITKKKSLKEQNGLFDS, from the coding sequence ATGGCTAAAAGAGAGTCCGGTAAAATTACACCTGATGCGCTTGCAGAAGACAGGGAAATGCTAAATGAGCTTCGCCCGCATGCATTCACCGATTTTACCGGCCAGGAAAAGATAAAAACCAACATAGGCGTTTCAATAGCAAGCTCCAGAAAGCGCAGTGATTCGCTTGATCATGTGCTGTTCACGGGTCCCCCGGGACTTGGCAAAACAACCCTTGCATATATAATTGCCGCCGAAATGAATTCACGTATTATCACAACCTCGGGTCCAGTGCTTGAAAAGCCCGGCGATATTGCGGGAATGCTTACCAAGCTTGAGGCAAGGGATATACTTTTCATTGATGAAATACACCGCATACCAAAAGTTATTGAAGAGTACCTGTATTCCGCAATGGAAGATTACAAGCTGGATATAATTATTGACCAGGGTCCCGGAGCAAGAAGTGTAAGCCTTCAGCTTGAAAAGTTCACATTAATTGGCTCAACAACACGGGCCGGACTTTTGAGCGCTCCTTTACTTGACAGGTTCGGTATCCGCTGCCGCCTGAATTATTATAATACAGATGAGCTGGCTGATATTGTAAACCGATCTGCGGGAATTCTGAAAATAAGGATCGAAGATGAAGGCGCATTAATTATTGCAAAGCGTTCAAGAGGTACTCCGAGAATTGCTAACCGCCTGCTGAAACTTACCCGTGACCTTGCAATAGTAAAGAATAAAGGTGTAATTACAGCAGAAATAGCAGATGAAGCGCTTAATAACTGGGAAATTGATCATCTTGGACTGGATGAGCTGGATAAAAGGATATTAACAACTATAATAGAAACCTATAAAGGCGGGCCTGTAGGGCTGAATTCAATAGCTGTTTCAGTAGGAGAAGAGCCGGGTACAATTGAGGAAGTTTATGAACCGTTCCTCGTACTTGAGGGATTTATAAGGCGTACTTCAAGGGGCAGAGAGGCAACTGAGCTTGCATATAAACATCTTGGTATTACAAAGAAAAAATCCTTAAAAGAACAAAATGGTTTATTTGACAGCTGA
- a CDS encoding NAD(P)/FAD-dependent oxidoreductase produces MNNVQSFDVIIIGGSYAGLSAAMSLGRSLRKTLVIDSGTPCNIQTPHSHNFLTNDGKTPAEISQEAKQQVELYKTVEFYNGLAVSGIKTDNGFEVTTASGLKFNSKKLIFATGIKDLMPDIKGFSECWGISVIHCPYCHGYEFRNETTGILANGEPAFELSKLVYNLSKDLTIYTNGSSEFTSKQKEDFANNNIKIIESEIAEIIHTEGYIKELVFKDGSSEKLKALYAKIPFVQQCDIPSKLGCEMSDTGHYQADNLQKTNIDGVFVCGDNYFPMRSVSAAVFSGTMAGAAVNKELADEDF; encoded by the coding sequence ATGAATAATGTTCAAAGCTTTGATGTAATAATTATCGGCGGAAGCTATGCCGGGCTTTCTGCGGCAATGTCGCTGGGAAGATCCCTTAGAAAAACCCTGGTTATTGATAGCGGAACGCCATGCAACATACAGACCCCGCATTCGCATAATTTTCTCACAAATGACGGCAAAACTCCCGCTGAAATATCGCAGGAAGCTAAACAACAGGTTGAACTTTATAAAACCGTTGAATTCTATAATGGGTTAGCTGTGAGCGGAATAAAAACTGATAATGGGTTTGAGGTCACCACCGCAAGCGGTTTGAAATTTAATTCGAAAAAATTAATTTTCGCCACAGGTATTAAAGATCTAATGCCTGATATAAAAGGATTTTCTGAGTGCTGGGGTATTTCAGTTATTCACTGCCCTTATTGCCATGGTTATGAATTCAGAAATGAAACTACAGGCATTCTCGCAAACGGTGAGCCTGCTTTTGAACTATCTAAGCTTGTTTATAATTTATCAAAGGATCTTACCATTTATACCAATGGCAGCTCTGAATTTACCTCTAAGCAGAAAGAGGATTTCGCAAACAATAATATCAAAATAATAGAATCTGAAATTGCGGAAATAATACACACAGAAGGATATATCAAAGAATTGGTATTTAAAGATGGCAGCTCAGAAAAGCTGAAGGCGCTTTATGCTAAAATTCCTTTTGTTCAGCAGTGTGATATCCCATCAAAGCTTGGCTGTGAAATGAGCGATACCGGCCATTACCAGGCAGATAACCTTCAGAAAACAAATATTGATGGTGTGTTCGTTTGCGGTGATAATTATTTCCCTATGAGGTCTGTATCTGCTGCAGTTTTTTCGGGTACCATGGCTGGCGCTGCTGTGAATAAAGAGCTGGCTGATGAAGATTTTTAG